The following is a genomic window from Geobacillus subterraneus.
GCAAATCGCAAACAAGTACGAACAACGCCCCAGCAAGCGCAGTTACCGGTAATACTTTGCGTAAATGATCGCCATAATACATTGACACAATATTCGGAATGATCAACCCTAAAAACGGCAGAGAGCCGACCGTCAACACTTCAATCGATGAAATGATCGCAACAATGATCAGTCCTGTATACACAATCGATCGGTAACGAAGCCCTAAATTCGTGGCCATCTCTTCTCCCATGCCTGCGATGGTAAACCGATTGGCATACGCGTAAGCGACCACCATAAGCGGGACGCTAATGTATAACATCTCATAGCGTCCTTGCATCATAACCGAAAAATCGCCTTGTAGCCAAGCGGACAGCGATTGGATCAAATCATATTTATACGCCAAAAACGTTGTCACCGAGCCGACGATATTCCCAAACATGAGACCGACAAGCGGAATAAACACCGAATCTTTATATTTGACACGATCTAACACCGTCATGAACAACAGTGTTCCAACAAATGCAAACAAAACAGCAACAGCGGCCTTGACGATGGGCGCAGCCGAAGCGAACAAAATCATGGACACTAATAGCCCAAGCCGAGCCCAGTCCATCGTTCCTGCCGTCGTCGGCGACACGAACTTGTTTTGGCTAAGCTGTTGCATAATTAAGCCGCAAATGCTGACGCTCGCCCCAGCGATGATGATGCTGACGAGCCGCGGCAGCCGGCTGATCAAGAAAATTTCCCACGCATCACGATCCCTCTCCCACAGCTCACGGGGCGATAAATCATGTACCCCGACAAATAAGGAAAGAAGCGATAATCCAAAAAGCAACAACACCCATTTTTTCATCGTCCTCATCCTACCGTTTGTCTTCTTTTATCTGCGCTCATCCCATCCGTCCAACCGTTCCATAAAAACTAAATGAAGCGACAACCGAGCGCGATTTGACTATGTATCCTTTTTCTTTCTGTTGTCCAACCTCTCGCCGAAGCATTCAACCACGCTTGGCTTCTTAGCTCCCATTTTTCTACCTCTCAACTAAGCATGTAGAAACCAATACGTCGACAAATTATTTTGAAATAGATAATCATTATCACCAACACAGATTTATTCTAATTGATAAAAATTATCATTGTCAATATATTTGATGGTTTTTTTCATTTTCTCATTTTTTTCTCATTTCGAATGCTCCTCACCACGAAAACAGGCAGGCCCACCTCGGCCTGCCTGATCGCTCACAGAGCATGATATAGGATTGAGATAGAGAATGACATTCCCCCTTGCTATATGCCATTGGCCAGATCGATCTGCATCGTCAGCAGAGCATAGCTTAACGTTTTGCCGTGCGGATCAAGGGCCAGCGAAGTGGTGACACCACCATCGAGTGCGTTGTGGCAAACAAACTGCAGCGCTGCAATGTTAGGAAGCTCGTAGCGAACGATCTCTCCTTTCACAATGTCGCACAAATGATCCTTCACTTTTCTGTAAAGCAAAAAACAGCTGTTCTGAAAGGCTGCTTTCTTCAAGAGAAACAAAGCATTCTCCTCCTGCCTATATAAAAAAGGGCCCCGCTGCATGGAGACCCCTTTGGCTGCTTTCTTACCCTTTGACAAAGACGGTTTTGATGGCAGTGAAAAATTCAATGGCCGCCCGTCCTTGTTCCCGCGAATGGGAGCTCGATTGCTTCATGCCGCCAAATGGCGCCTGAAGCTCGACGCCAGCGCTTTCTTCGTTAATCCGCACGAGCCCGGCTTCAATATCTTGGATAAACGTTAACATTTTTTCCAATATTTCGGGTGAAAATCGAGGCGCTGAGGCCAAACGGCGTGTCATTGGCTAAAGCTATCGCTTCTTCAAACGTGTCCACTTTGATTAAGGCGAGCACCGGTCCGAAAATTTCCTCGCGGGCGATCGTCGTGTTTGGGGATACATTTTCAAGCACCGTCGGCTCCACATAAAATCCGTTGGCCAACTCCCCGTCGTCCAAGCGGCGGCCGCCACAAAGCAATGTCGCTCCCTCTTCGATCCCTTTTTCGATATAAGAAAGAACCGTCTCTAATTGCTTTTGGCTGGCACATGGCCCCATCCACACGCCTTCTTCCAGTTCGTTGCCGATTTTCAGCTGTTTGATCTTCGCTAACACTTGTTTTTTAAATTCAGATTCATTCAATGGCATTTACCATCTTGACAGAGAAGCGACAAAAAACCGGCCTCCC
Proteins encoded in this region:
- a CDS encoding ABC transporter permease: MKKWVLLLFGLSLLSLFVGVHDLSPRELWERDRDAWEIFLISRLPRLVSIIIAGASVSICGLIMQQLSQNKFVSPTTAGTMDWARLGLLVSMILFASAAPIVKAAVAVLFAFVGTLLFMTVLDRVKYKDSVFIPLVGLMFGNIVGSVTTFLAYKYDLIQSLSAWLQGDFSVMMQGRYEMLYISVPLMVVAYAYANRFTIAGMGEEMATNLGLRYRSIVYTGLIIVAIISSIEVLTVGSLPFLGLIIPNIVSMYYGDHLRKVLPVTALAGALFVLVCDLLGRIVIYPYEIPIGLTVGVIGSGIFLYLLIRRTKQYV